In a genomic window of Streptomyces noursei ATCC 11455:
- a CDS encoding fatty acyl-AMP ligase, with the protein MSELIRFLREKMWLLGDTRWYARVDSVRGDLVEVERLGYAQLDARARAMGAWLTDHTPPGAHVMLMYPAGMEFLTAFLGCLYTGRIAIPAPLPDTDRRALQRAEGIIHDADVGLILSDTAHQPALGSWLDGLGPARRVECVATDGTVPPAPDTWSPLSLHLSDAAYVQYTSGSTSEPRGVVISHRNLLHNLLSIRENLLPEEILDELRHDPSPTGAGWLPHYHDMGLVGMLLSPIASYGNLVFCSPVSFIAHPLLWLQMISRYRAFYTLAPNFGYEWLLRSLKTGQLTDMDPDLDLGSLRFALSGAEPVRADILNAVARRLAPIGFRPEIWAPSYGLAEATLMVTGTPCGHGPTMRRFDRDALEAGAAVPAPDGVELVASGRPAGMDVRIVDPANSHPVKDGQIGEIWVRGHSVAPGYLGNPRATAEHFAARTADGDGPYLRTGDLGFLQDGELYVTGRAKDLIIVNGRNIHPQDIERISETTDPATGPCAAFALPDATGREHIMVVQEVRPLHLNGRAPAALAELIRKRLAQELRLAVQIVIVGPMTVPRTTSGKIQRSRTREELRAGHLDPLHSDLPVNSPLTTGRPVR; encoded by the coding sequence GTGAGTGAACTCATCCGGTTCCTGCGCGAGAAGATGTGGCTTCTCGGCGACACCCGCTGGTACGCGCGGGTGGACAGCGTCCGCGGCGACCTCGTCGAGGTGGAACGCCTCGGATACGCCCAGCTCGACGCACGAGCCCGCGCGATGGGAGCCTGGCTGACCGACCACACGCCGCCCGGCGCGCACGTCATGCTGATGTACCCGGCCGGCATGGAGTTCCTCACCGCCTTCCTCGGCTGCCTGTACACCGGGCGGATCGCCATCCCCGCCCCGCTGCCGGACACCGACCGGCGCGCCCTGCAACGCGCCGAGGGCATCATCCACGACGCCGATGTCGGCCTCATCCTCAGCGACACCGCACACCAGCCGGCACTCGGCTCCTGGCTGGACGGTCTCGGCCCGGCACGGCGGGTCGAGTGCGTTGCGACCGACGGGACCGTCCCGCCGGCCCCGGACACCTGGTCCCCGCTCTCGCTGCACCTCTCCGACGCCGCCTACGTCCAGTACACCTCGGGCTCGACCAGCGAGCCGCGCGGCGTCGTCATCAGCCACCGCAACCTGCTGCACAACCTGCTGTCGATCAGGGAAAACCTGCTCCCCGAGGAGATCCTGGACGAGCTGCGCCACGACCCGTCGCCGACCGGCGCCGGATGGCTCCCGCACTACCACGACATGGGCCTGGTCGGCATGCTGCTCAGCCCGATCGCCAGCTACGGCAACCTCGTCTTCTGCTCCCCAGTGTCCTTCATCGCCCATCCGCTGCTGTGGCTCCAGATGATCAGCCGGTACCGGGCCTTCTACACACTCGCCCCGAATTTCGGCTACGAATGGCTGCTGCGAAGCCTCAAGACCGGTCAACTCACCGACATGGACCCGGATCTGGACCTGGGCAGCCTACGGTTCGCGCTCAGCGGCGCCGAGCCCGTCCGCGCCGACATCCTGAACGCGGTCGCCCGCAGACTCGCCCCCATCGGCTTCCGCCCGGAAATCTGGGCCCCCAGCTACGGCCTGGCCGAAGCCACCCTCATGGTCACCGGCACCCCCTGCGGCCACGGACCCACCATGAGACGCTTCGACCGGGACGCCCTGGAAGCAGGTGCAGCCGTGCCCGCACCGGACGGCGTCGAACTCGTCGCCAGCGGCCGACCCGCCGGTATGGACGTCAGGATCGTCGACCCGGCCAACTCGCATCCGGTCAAAGACGGGCAGATCGGCGAGATCTGGGTACGCGGCCACAGCGTCGCTCCCGGCTACCTGGGCAACCCACGAGCCACCGCCGAACATTTCGCCGCCCGCACTGCCGACGGCGACGGCCCGTACCTGCGCACCGGAGACCTCGGCTTCCTGCAGGACGGCGAGCTGTACGTCACCGGCCGCGCCAAAGACCTGATCATCGTCAACGGCCGCAACATCCACCCCCAGGACATCGAACGCATCAGCGAGACGACCGACCCGGCAACCGGACCCTGCGCCGCTTTCGCTCTGCCCGACGCCACCGGCCGCGAACACATCATGGTGGTCCAGGAGGTCCGCCCCCTCCACCTCAACGGCCGCGCTCCCGCAGCCCTCGCCGAGCTCATCAGAAAACGCCTCGCCCAAGAACTTCGGCTCGCCGTCCAGATAGTCATCGTCGGGCCGATGACCGTGCCCCGGACCACCAGCGGCAAAATCCAGCGCTCACGAACCCGGGAGGAACTCCGCGCGGGACACCTCGACCCACTTCACTCCGACCTGCCCGTCAACAGTCCCCTCACCACTGGTCGCCCGGTCAGGTGA
- a CDS encoding acyl carrier protein, with the protein MNRAEILAELKKMLAEFGGIDPEQVDEQTAFVADLGLDSLVLVRMTVIAEERFAVRIPDEVAWELHTVGAVLNHVEQALAGQIGAGGE; encoded by the coding sequence GTGAACCGGGCCGAGATCCTCGCCGAACTGAAGAAGATGCTCGCCGAGTTCGGCGGCATCGATCCCGAACAGGTCGACGAACAGACCGCGTTCGTCGCGGACCTCGGGCTGGACTCCCTGGTCCTGGTGCGGATGACCGTCATCGCCGAGGAGCGGTTCGCCGTGCGCATCCCCGACGAGGTCGCCTGGGAACTGCACACCGTCGGCGCCGTCCTCAACCACGTCGAACAGGCCCTGGCCGGGCAGATCGGAGCCGGCGGTGAGTGA
- a CDS encoding aldehyde dehydrogenase family protein — MVTCQEPHGPVADSAPGTLSFGPLIGGVTACGHTEWVYSIRASALIDDPIGATCYRNALNAGRMGPDAHPETILGRCALAGPEHMQAALRTARQAATEWGGSPPGQRAALAETFRARLREHADTLTGLLVEEGHPVRLARMEVANLLTFFGPETTEWCLRQMQAQQTAEGRTVVLRRVPDGVVCVQPPQNTPALSAGAAFQSVLAGNALVVRLSRHAPIAAMYLLERIALPALTEAGAPPGVLSALCTDPAQALDTWLGSPLVDDVLYFGDSIRGEQLEKACLAAGKKPILELGGNDMVVVWRDAPLDQAVEALLESYHASGQICCAPNIALVHPEIADPLTDRLCERVRTLRPGFPDDPGVVLAATPSTAGYDATLADARRAGARVLTGGRHLDVHGQDSDVAVFAEPALVRADGLSFAAKLRSVRDETFFPLLTLAVPHQAPDDELLTEMLSFVASGAYGLRNSLWTQTPQVIDRFVRDIRSCGQLRVNDSHLAGVPYLSNHGGPGLSGDRFGELNYPMLRTSRLQGVSIAQDSPSPAQDPSPYVPAQPRPRVEAAREYPPNWPPDQLPGGLPAPFTEAFQHDPYPTLHWLREHRPVSRIVSPDGPGWLLTRYDDVRKAHTDPRVTCDSKRIPAGVMWLRHWPSELRERLFVHLLDSDDPRHGELRRIMQPFFTPARQEQWRSRVQRLVDNRIDQIVDRGRGDLMAAVAYPLGGNVLFSVLGATPPQMNHLRAMIWRTAEWNNDVPYVAALAHEVDAFVRAAVAEKRRAPGDDLISLLVRARDEDGLLSEDELHGQVLMMLVAGQDPSINSVGNSLHALLTHPDQLTALRDDPSLIATAIGELLRHESPLPFTSWRGTLEPVEFGDVTVPANESLFLCIGAANRDPGRFPDPDRLDLRRPTPGHLAFGHGAHYCLGAHIGRMTAETAITTVLRRLPGLRLDGTPRWRPSMFERGLSVLPTAWDATRKEAAR; from the coding sequence ATGGTGACCTGTCAGGAACCTCACGGCCCGGTGGCGGACTCGGCCCCAGGCACGCTCAGCTTCGGCCCTCTCATCGGTGGCGTCACCGCCTGCGGCCACACCGAGTGGGTCTATTCAATCCGCGCGAGCGCGCTGATCGACGATCCCATCGGCGCCACCTGCTACCGCAACGCGCTGAACGCCGGACGCATGGGCCCCGACGCCCATCCCGAGACGATCCTGGGGCGCTGCGCCCTCGCCGGACCCGAACACATGCAGGCCGCGCTGCGCACCGCCCGGCAGGCGGCCACCGAGTGGGGCGGCAGCCCACCCGGCCAGCGCGCGGCCCTCGCCGAGACGTTCCGGGCGCGGCTGCGGGAACACGCCGACACGCTGACCGGGCTCCTGGTCGAGGAGGGACACCCCGTCCGGCTGGCCCGGATGGAAGTCGCCAACCTGCTCACCTTCTTCGGGCCCGAAACCACCGAGTGGTGCCTGCGGCAGATGCAGGCACAGCAGACCGCCGAAGGCCGGACGGTGGTGCTGCGCCGGGTACCGGACGGTGTGGTGTGCGTACAGCCGCCGCAGAACACCCCCGCGCTCAGTGCCGGCGCCGCCTTCCAGTCCGTGCTGGCCGGCAACGCGCTCGTGGTGCGGCTGTCCCGGCACGCGCCGATCGCCGCCATGTACCTGCTGGAACGCATCGCCCTGCCCGCGCTCACCGAAGCCGGCGCCCCGCCCGGCGTCCTGTCGGCGCTGTGCACCGACCCGGCCCAGGCACTGGACACCTGGCTGGGAAGCCCGTTGGTCGACGACGTGCTGTACTTCGGCGACTCGATCCGCGGCGAACAACTCGAGAAAGCCTGCCTCGCGGCGGGCAAGAAACCGATCCTGGAACTCGGCGGCAACGACATGGTCGTGGTGTGGCGTGATGCGCCGCTCGACCAGGCCGTCGAAGCGCTGCTGGAGTCCTACCACGCCAGCGGCCAGATCTGCTGCGCGCCCAACATCGCGCTCGTCCATCCCGAGATCGCCGACCCGCTCACCGACCGGCTGTGCGAACGGGTGAGGACGCTGCGGCCCGGCTTCCCGGACGACCCCGGGGTGGTGCTGGCCGCCACGCCCAGCACCGCCGGATACGACGCCACGCTCGCTGACGCCCGGCGGGCGGGCGCCCGGGTCCTGACCGGCGGACGTCACCTGGACGTCCACGGCCAGGACAGCGACGTCGCCGTGTTCGCGGAGCCGGCGCTCGTGAGGGCCGACGGGCTGTCCTTCGCCGCCAAGCTCCGCTCGGTGCGCGACGAGACGTTCTTCCCGCTGCTCACCCTGGCGGTCCCCCACCAGGCCCCCGACGACGAACTCCTCACCGAGATGCTGTCGTTCGTCGCCTCCGGCGCCTACGGCCTGCGCAACTCGCTGTGGACACAGACGCCGCAGGTCATCGACCGCTTCGTCCGCGACATCCGCTCCTGCGGGCAACTGCGGGTGAACGACTCCCACCTCGCCGGGGTGCCGTACCTGTCCAATCACGGCGGCCCGGGCCTGAGCGGCGACCGGTTCGGAGAACTCAACTACCCGATGCTGCGCACCAGCCGGCTCCAAGGCGTGTCCATCGCGCAGGACAGTCCGTCACCGGCCCAGGATCCGAGCCCCTACGTCCCGGCACAGCCAAGGCCCCGGGTCGAGGCAGCCCGGGAGTACCCGCCCAACTGGCCCCCCGATCAGCTGCCCGGCGGTCTGCCTGCCCCGTTCACCGAGGCGTTCCAGCACGACCCCTACCCGACGCTGCACTGGCTGCGAGAGCACCGGCCGGTCAGCCGGATCGTCAGCCCGGACGGTCCGGGCTGGCTGCTGACCCGCTACGACGACGTCCGCAAGGCCCACACCGATCCGCGCGTGACCTGCGACAGCAAGCGCATCCCCGCGGGCGTCATGTGGCTGCGGCACTGGCCGTCCGAACTGCGCGAGCGGCTCTTCGTGCACCTGCTGGACAGTGACGACCCGCGCCATGGCGAACTGCGCCGCATCATGCAGCCCTTCTTCACGCCCGCCCGCCAGGAGCAGTGGCGCTCGCGGGTGCAGCGCCTCGTCGACAACCGGATCGACCAGATCGTGGACCGCGGCCGCGGCGACCTCATGGCGGCCGTCGCCTATCCGCTCGGCGGCAACGTCCTGTTCTCCGTGCTCGGCGCCACTCCGCCGCAGATGAACCATCTGCGGGCAATGATCTGGCGTACCGCCGAGTGGAACAACGACGTGCCCTACGTGGCGGCGCTCGCCCACGAGGTCGACGCGTTCGTGCGGGCTGCCGTCGCCGAGAAGCGCCGAGCCCCGGGCGACGACCTGATCTCGCTGCTGGTCCGGGCCCGGGACGAAGACGGCCTGCTCAGCGAGGACGAACTGCACGGCCAGGTCCTGATGATGCTCGTGGCAGGCCAGGACCCCAGCATCAACAGTGTCGGCAACAGCCTGCACGCCCTTCTCACCCACCCCGACCAGCTCACCGCGCTCCGCGACGACCCCTCCCTGATCGCAACGGCCATCGGCGAGCTGCTGCGCCACGAAAGCCCCCTGCCCTTCACCAGCTGGCGCGGCACCCTCGAACCCGTCGAGTTCGGCGACGTGACCGTCCCCGCGAACGAGTCCCTGTTCCTGTGCATCGGCGCGGCCAACCGGGACCCCGGACGCTTCCCCGACCCCGACCGCCTCGACCTGCGCCGACCCACCCCCGGTCACCTCGCCTTCGGCCACGGCGCCCACTACTGCCTGGGCGCCCACATCGGCCGGATGACCGCCGAGACCGCGATCACCACCGTCCTACGGCGCCTGCCCGGACTCCGGCTGGACGGCACACCACGATGGCGGCCCAGCATGTTCGAGCGCGGACTCAGCGTCCTGCCCACCGCCTGGGACGCCACGCGAAAGGAGGCGGCGCGGTGA